The Candidatus Sysuiplasma acidicola genome includes a window with the following:
- a CDS encoding aspartate kinase, whose protein sequence is MKPVVMKFGGSCLKNADGLRQLIEHTSAEKNCAVVVSAISGVTDTILQTITGRLSEKKIAALISALRERHVSILSEVSPGTQFDGSLKDMDELLKNLERLLYGIYYTGELTPRMRALILSIGERLSARVVSHVLESSGIRSKFFEADSLGIVTDSNYESATADLSLTKKIAGKKLLSALRSGKVPVVTGFFGRDARKHVTLLGRNGTDYSASVVAYAIGARKLIIWKDVDGFLTADPSLVPQAKLIDEISYDEAAELSYFGAEVLHPKAVDPARLGNIELRIRNIANPSSRGTLITSSKRETTGVVKSVSCLKDLGILRVYVTGGGYTSGTISVISGHLGREGVNIISATTSQTCISFLIGIEDLDRSSEALSRLMSSGLDKLEKERNVALLCAVGEGLGRTRGIAAKVFGAVSEVGVNIGMMSAGASTVAYHFTVSMKDLQVAARSVHNVFFGG, encoded by the coding sequence TTGAAACCGGTCGTGATGAAATTCGGAGGCTCATGCCTGAAAAATGCCGACGGCCTGAGGCAGCTGATTGAACACACGTCTGCAGAAAAAAACTGTGCAGTCGTTGTCAGCGCGATCTCCGGTGTGACAGACACAATACTGCAGACGATTACCGGCAGGCTCAGCGAGAAGAAAATAGCCGCTCTCATTTCCGCACTCAGGGAGAGGCATGTGTCCATACTCTCGGAAGTCTCGCCCGGCACGCAGTTTGACGGCAGTCTGAAGGACATGGACGAGCTGCTAAAGAATCTGGAAAGGCTGCTCTATGGTATCTACTACACAGGAGAGCTCACACCGCGCATGAGGGCTCTTATTCTTAGCATAGGCGAACGTCTGTCGGCCCGCGTGGTGTCCCACGTCCTCGAGAGTTCGGGCATACGGTCAAAGTTTTTCGAGGCAGACTCGCTCGGAATAGTCACAGACAGCAATTACGAGAGCGCCACTGCCGACCTTTCACTCACAAAGAAGATTGCCGGAAAGAAACTCCTTTCCGCACTGAGATCCGGCAAGGTTCCTGTGGTGACTGGCTTTTTCGGCAGGGATGCAAGGAAACACGTCACTCTTCTTGGCAGAAACGGCACCGATTACAGCGCGTCCGTGGTCGCTTACGCCATCGGCGCGCGTAAACTGATCATATGGAAGGACGTGGACGGTTTCCTGACAGCCGATCCGTCCCTTGTTCCGCAGGCTAAACTGATTGATGAGATATCGTACGACGAGGCGGCAGAACTGTCATATTTCGGCGCTGAGGTGCTTCACCCCAAGGCCGTAGACCCTGCCAGGCTCGGAAACATCGAGTTGAGAATCAGGAATATAGCCAATCCGTCATCAAGGGGCACACTCATAACTTCGAGCAAGAGAGAGACGACAGGCGTTGTAAAGAGCGTCTCCTGTCTCAAGGATCTGGGCATACTGCGCGTCTATGTGACCGGAGGAGGCTACACGTCTGGAACGATATCCGTCATCTCGGGTCATCTCGGAAGAGAGGGCGTCAACATAATTTCAGCGACGACATCACAGACGTGTATCTCCTTCCTCATAGGCATCGAGGATCTTGACAGATCCTCGGAAGCGCTGTCCAGGTTGATGTCCAGCGGACTGGACAAGCTTGAGAAGGAGAGGAATGTTGCACTGCTCTGTGCCGTTGGCGAAGGGCTGGGCAGGACACGCGGAATAGCAGCAAAAGTTTTCGGCGCCGTTTCCGAAGTCGGCGTCAACATAGGCATGATGTCAGCCGGCGCTTCTACCGTCGCCTATCACTTCACTGTGTCGATGAAGGATCTGCAGGTTGCCGCCCGCTCCGTTCACAACGTCTTTTTCGGAGGCTGA
- a CDS encoding anthranilate synthase component I family protein: MSASEDCFLLESATGPAHSARYSFLGASPSVKAVCNGDTVSFDGRKRKQRIDRFLEEEMAQRKMRRRIPFPYTGGFVGYFSYDVIRSFEKLPDKHSPSSFPDAELGLFEDGFIYDNLEEKLFYFSTGDDRERELIGNDAVHEDVSYGSMSSHPQKSRYLDAVDRAKEYIVDGDIFQVVLSRRRVVDGMKGMISFYRRLKAVNPSPYMYFVKFGDRTVIGSSPETLVRVEGRKIVTYPIAGTRPASKDKKENDRLRTELLNDEKEKAEHNMLVDLARNDVGRVSDFGTVRVPEYMNVERYSHVQHIVSRVEGRLSSSKTPVDALFSIFPAGTVSGAPKIRAMEIIEELEPFRRGPYAGAVGYYSFNGYLDSAISIRTLFCERDRAFLQAGGGIVYDSDPEKEFTETENKMGALLSVYGRDRT; encoded by the coding sequence ATGTCTGCTTCAGAGGACTGCTTCCTGCTTGAGAGCGCGACGGGCCCGGCTCATTCGGCGCGCTACAGTTTTCTCGGCGCTTCGCCGTCGGTCAAGGCGGTGTGCAACGGCGACACCGTCTCTTTTGACGGCAGGAAGAGGAAACAAAGGATAGACAGATTTCTCGAAGAGGAGATGGCGCAGCGCAAAATGCGGAGGCGCATACCGTTCCCCTATACAGGAGGCTTTGTCGGTTACTTCTCCTATGATGTCATACGTTCTTTTGAAAAACTTCCCGATAAACACAGCCCCTCCTCCTTCCCTGATGCGGAACTCGGCCTGTTCGAGGACGGCTTCATTTACGACAATCTTGAGGAGAAACTGTTCTACTTTTCAACGGGCGACGACCGGGAGAGGGAACTGATTGGCAACGATGCTGTGCACGAAGATGTCTCGTACGGCAGTATGAGCTCGCATCCGCAGAAGAGCCGTTACCTCGATGCTGTAGACAGGGCGAAGGAGTACATCGTCGACGGAGACATTTTCCAGGTCGTTCTGTCCAGGAGACGCGTGGTTGACGGTATGAAGGGCATGATAAGCTTTTACAGACGGCTCAAGGCTGTCAATCCTTCCCCTTACATGTATTTCGTTAAATTCGGCGACAGAACAGTCATAGGTTCCAGCCCTGAAACGCTTGTGAGGGTTGAAGGCAGGAAGATTGTCACTTACCCCATCGCTGGAACGCGCCCGGCGTCGAAGGACAAAAAGGAGAATGACAGGCTGCGCACCGAACTGCTGAACGACGAAAAGGAAAAAGCGGAGCACAACATGCTCGTGGATCTTGCCAGAAACGATGTGGGAAGGGTCAGCGATTTCGGCACCGTGCGCGTTCCAGAATATATGAATGTCGAACGCTACAGTCACGTCCAGCACATTGTTTCCCGTGTTGAAGGCAGATTAAGCAGCTCAAAGACGCCCGTCGACGCGCTCTTCTCTATATTCCCTGCCGGTACCGTCAGCGGCGCTCCTAAAATCAGGGCCATGGAGATAATAGAGGAACTCGAGCCGTTCAGGCGGGGCCCGTACGCCGGCGCAGTCGGCTATTACTCGTTCAACGGATATCTCGACAGCGCCATCTCCATCCGAACGCTCTTCTGCGAGCGTGACAGGGCATTCCTGCAGGCAGGGGGCGGTATTGTCTATGACTCCGACCCGGAGAAGGAATTTACTGAAACGGAGAACAAGATGGGTGCACTGCTGTCTGTGTACGGAAGGGATCGAACATGA
- the aroC gene encoding chorismate synthase, which produces MNSIGTALRLTVFGESHGELVGAVLDGLPAGMTVDMNALNREIEMRKPAQLIGTARHEADEVSVASGVRDGVLTGTPILFTMANRDVRSASYTDLQFIPRPGHADYTAFVKYGGRSDFRGGGQFSGRLTAPIVAAGAVARQYLASRGIRVAAHVVSIGTVADGTEYGFETVESNRFGNEVRCIDAEAAARMRDAILAARSDGDSLGGTIRCIASGVPAGLGEPFFDTVEGEISRFMFAIPAVKGIEFGTGFRGSATRGSQNNDSFIVAPDGKGVVTATNNAGGINGGITNGMPVVFRVAVKPTSSISAKQRSVDLRTMRETDLVVKGRHDPCIVPRAVIVVEAALCIVLADLYLRSGLK; this is translated from the coding sequence ATGAATAGCATTGGAACAGCACTCAGACTGACTGTATTCGGAGAGAGTCACGGCGAACTTGTAGGCGCGGTGCTCGACGGTCTGCCCGCGGGCATGACGGTCGACATGAATGCACTGAACAGGGAGATTGAAATGCGCAAGCCAGCCCAGCTGATTGGCACCGCCAGGCATGAGGCTGATGAAGTGAGTGTGGCATCAGGCGTCAGGGACGGCGTTCTCACCGGAACGCCGATACTGTTCACGATGGCCAACAGAGATGTCAGAAGTGCTTCCTACACCGACCTGCAGTTCATTCCGAGGCCAGGTCATGCGGATTACACTGCGTTTGTGAAGTACGGCGGACGATCCGACTTCAGAGGCGGAGGTCAGTTCTCCGGCAGACTGACAGCTCCGATAGTTGCGGCCGGAGCCGTCGCAAGACAATATCTCGCGTCCAGGGGCATTCGCGTTGCGGCGCACGTGGTATCCATAGGAACAGTTGCAGACGGCACCGAATATGGGTTCGAAACCGTTGAGAGTAACCGCTTCGGCAATGAAGTGCGCTGCATCGATGCGGAAGCAGCCGCCAGGATGAGGGACGCTATTCTGGCTGCAAGAAGCGATGGAGACAGCCTGGGAGGAACAATAAGATGCATCGCTTCCGGCGTACCGGCGGGGCTGGGAGAGCCTTTCTTCGACACAGTGGAGGGAGAGATATCGAGATTCATGTTTGCCATACCTGCAGTCAAGGGCATAGAGTTCGGCACCGGTTTCCGTGGTTCGGCAACGAGGGGCAGCCAGAACAACGATTCTTTCATTGTTGCACCAGACGGAAAAGGAGTGGTCACGGCAACTAACAATGCCGGCGGCATCAACGGAGGCATAACAAACGGAATGCCAGTTGTGTTCAGGGTCGCGGTGAAACCCACTTCCTCTATATCAGCAAAACAGCGCAGCGTGGACCTCAGGACGATGCGGGAGACGGATCTTGTCGTCAAGGGCAGGCACGATCCCTGCATCGTTCCACGCGCAGTCATTGTCGTGGAAGCCGCGCTCTGCATTGTTCTTGCGGATCTGTATCTCAGGAGCGGATTGAAATGA
- the asd gene encoding aspartate-semialdehyde dehydrogenase: protein MHAVSSSIRSAVLGASGVVGQRFCELLSGHPFFSPPDLYSSEKSGGRKLRDVLTIPEPRISDELLECRIEAIDLPSIKREKYDIIFSALPTKVAGDLELELAEAGGRVFTNASPNRMRSDVPLVVPEVNHEHLSMVIGGGGFIVANGNCSAIGLAMGLKPLQPFGIRSVEVTTLQALSGAGYPGVPSLDALSNVIPYIDAEEEKLTEEIPKMFGSIDGRTIRNASMDVNATCTRVAVRDGHTESVTVILENSVDEDAVAAAFTNFRSLPQEFSLPTAPAVPVILRRENNRPQPLLDVNAGEPSRARGMAATVGRLRVKGNAVRFVILTHNTIRGAAGGSVLNAEIVHKLGGV, encoded by the coding sequence ATGCACGCCGTGAGTAGCAGCATACGTTCCGCAGTGCTTGGTGCAAGCGGCGTCGTTGGACAGCGCTTCTGCGAACTGCTGTCCGGGCATCCTTTCTTTTCTCCTCCCGATCTGTACAGTTCAGAAAAGAGCGGAGGCAGGAAGCTGCGTGATGTACTCACCATTCCAGAGCCGAGGATATCCGACGAGCTTCTTGAGTGCAGGATTGAGGCTATTGATCTGCCTTCAATAAAGAGGGAGAAGTATGATATAATCTTCAGTGCGCTGCCGACAAAGGTTGCAGGCGACCTGGAGCTGGAGCTCGCCGAGGCTGGAGGCAGGGTATTCACCAACGCCTCTCCGAACCGCATGCGCAGCGATGTTCCGCTCGTGGTGCCCGAGGTGAATCATGAGCATCTCTCCATGGTCATCGGAGGCGGCGGCTTCATTGTGGCGAACGGAAACTGCAGCGCGATAGGCCTTGCGATGGGTTTGAAACCGCTGCAGCCGTTCGGCATACGGAGCGTGGAGGTGACAACGCTGCAGGCACTGAGCGGGGCCGGCTATCCGGGCGTTCCTTCACTCGATGCTCTCTCAAACGTCATTCCGTACATAGACGCGGAAGAGGAAAAACTTACTGAAGAGATACCTAAGATGTTCGGCAGTATTGACGGCAGAACAATACGGAATGCATCAATGGATGTCAACGCAACGTGCACTAGGGTTGCCGTCAGGGATGGGCACACTGAATCCGTCACCGTCATTTTGGAAAACAGTGTCGACGAAGATGCTGTGGCTGCCGCATTCACAAATTTCAGATCTCTGCCTCAGGAGTTCTCGCTTCCGACCGCTCCTGCAGTGCCTGTGATATTAAGACGGGAGAATAACAGACCTCAGCCGTTGCTGGACGTCAATGCAGGCGAGCCTTCGAGGGCGAGAGGCATGGCAGCCACGGTCGGTCGTCTTCGCGTGAAAGGCAATGCCGTAAGATTTGTCATACTGACGCACAACACGATACGCGGGGCAGCGGGCGGCTCGGTTCTGAATGCTGAAATTGTGCACAAACTGGGTGGTGTCTGA
- a CDS encoding shikimate kinase, with protein sequence MKSIARVQISRGGGTSVVLKGDEKDTSLVKQCIATVRHHNRTGMKGLYVEVESEIPPSRGMKSSSSVSLAVIGALLDAFGSHVTTQQLLRYSAIASMRAGVSVTGAFDDAAACHLGGLIFADNRRMTIVRRKLVNSRYSAVFVIPERKIRKNSLPLHGLRRRRTDMIALYGLALRSMYREATMSNTLLLCNLLGINPAPLFISMLAGASVSGLSGTGPAFFAIVEKGRAGSVARALKGYGRTVVCGLRGVSEHGIIF encoded by the coding sequence ATGAAGAGCATTGCCAGAGTGCAGATCAGCAGGGGCGGCGGAACGTCCGTCGTGCTCAAAGGGGATGAGAAGGACACATCTCTTGTGAAACAATGCATTGCCACGGTGCGGCATCACAACAGGACAGGAATGAAAGGCCTGTATGTTGAGGTGGAATCGGAGATACCGCCTTCCAGGGGTATGAAGAGCAGCAGCAGCGTCTCCCTCGCCGTCATCGGTGCTCTGCTTGACGCGTTCGGTTCACACGTGACGACACAGCAGCTGCTCCGTTATTCAGCGATCGCCTCTATGCGTGCTGGCGTTTCTGTCACCGGAGCATTCGATGATGCTGCTGCCTGCCATCTCGGCGGTCTCATATTTGCAGACAACAGGCGGATGACGATTGTGAGGAGGAAACTCGTGAACAGCAGGTATTCCGCTGTCTTCGTCATTCCTGAAAGGAAGATACGCAAGAACAGCCTGCCGCTCCACGGTCTGAGGAGAAGGAGGACTGACATGATAGCGCTCTACGGGCTTGCACTCCGCTCCATGTACAGGGAGGCGACCATGTCAAACACGCTGCTGCTCTGTAATCTGCTGGGAATAAATCCCGCTCCTCTGTTCATTTCAATGCTTGCGGGTGCAAGTGTGTCCGGACTTTCAGGGACCGGACCTGCCTTTTTTGCAATAGTGGAGAAGGGGAGAGCGGGGAGTGTGGCCCGCGCACTGAAGGGGTACGGGAGGACTGTTGTATGCGGATTGAGGGGTGTTTCCGAACATGGAATTATTTTCTGA
- a CDS encoding prephenate dehydrogenase/arogenate dehydrogenase family protein, translated as MTEETLTSVRRRIGEIDEEIMRLVCSRIKEAEKIGKIKRDRRVPVRDFTVEAQVIERAESVCESSGIDRQIGRDIAKSLILASVSAQTSSSTPVYEGKSRKILIVGGSGKMGRWYANFFNVQGHEVIVNDIVPSSGYRFDGDLLHAAKSADIILLSTPISATAGLLSTLIDAGCDATIMDGCSLKSPLMSEIRRGILKGTKIASIHPMFGPGTRMLADQNLVICDCGSRDAVEDASSLFRDTSLNITVLELERHDELMAYVLGATHALNIAFFNMLAGSAFSKAELSRFASTTFTHQLSTASDVANENPMLYYEIQNMNIYRSTVFSTLIKSMEEVRDCAFSGRPDAFTSLMKKGREYMGDARRE; from the coding sequence ATGACGGAAGAAACACTCACCTCCGTTAGACGGAGGATTGGCGAAATCGATGAGGAAATAATGCGGCTGGTATGCAGCAGGATAAAGGAGGCTGAGAAAATAGGGAAGATCAAGAGGGACAGGAGAGTACCGGTGAGAGATTTCACGGTCGAAGCGCAGGTTATAGAACGCGCTGAATCGGTTTGCGAAAGCAGCGGCATCGACAGGCAGATCGGCAGAGATATTGCCAAATCCCTCATACTGGCATCCGTCTCCGCACAGACGTCCAGCAGTACGCCAGTCTATGAGGGAAAGTCCAGGAAGATACTCATCGTCGGCGGAAGCGGCAAGATGGGCAGATGGTATGCGAACTTCTTCAATGTTCAGGGGCATGAAGTGATAGTAAATGATATAGTACCTTCTTCAGGATACAGATTCGACGGAGATCTCCTCCATGCTGCCAAATCGGCCGACATCATACTTCTGTCCACCCCTATTTCAGCAACTGCAGGGCTTCTGTCGACGCTGATAGATGCTGGATGCGACGCTACCATAATGGACGGATGCAGCCTGAAATCACCCCTCATGTCCGAGATAAGGCGGGGCATTCTGAAGGGCACAAAGATTGCGAGCATTCATCCCATGTTCGGCCCCGGGACAAGAATGCTGGCAGATCAGAATCTCGTCATATGCGACTGCGGCAGCAGGGATGCGGTCGAGGATGCATCATCGCTCTTCAGGGACACCAGCCTCAACATAACCGTGCTGGAACTTGAACGACATGATGAACTGATGGCATATGTGCTTGGCGCTACGCACGCTCTGAACATAGCATTTTTCAACATGCTTGCCGGAAGCGCCTTTTCAAAGGCGGAGCTGAGCAGGTTCGCGAGCACGACGTTCACGCACCAGCTTTCGACTGCATCAGACGTGGCAAACGAAAATCCGATGCTGTATTATGAGATACAGAATATGAATATTTACAGGAGCACCGTCTTTTCAACTCTCATAAAGTCGATGGAAGAGGTCAGGGACTGCGCTTTCAGCGGCAGGCCAGATGCATTTACTTCTCTCATGAAGAAAGGCAGGGAGTACATGGGGGATGCACGCCGTGAGTAG
- the aroA gene encoding 3-phosphoshikimate 1-carboxyvinyltransferase yields MELFSEKSAALSGSLAAPPSKSITHRALLFGLMSGGRMEIDHPLLSDDTESTLAATVLMGAEVKRGKTLSIESDMHQASDVINARNSGTTARLTSSICALTDGYAVITGDDSLRRRPMGPIMDAVRQLGGTAFSTLGNDRLPAVFGGKLKREYATIRGDISSQFASSLAMSCPLKSGSTEIEIEGGIQSERYLALTLEMVKYFGGEARLESNSLFFKGDGAYRPRNISIPGDYSSAAFMLAAAAVTGGTLSVSNLSDTFTQADASIAGTLRLFGCKVTERSGSLTVESGRLTSADIDCSQCPDLFPVLCVVASFAGGESTVRGSMNLRLKETDRIETTSMMLKSMGVRFSGEGETLRIRGGPVRGGVVESHGDHRIAMAACVAGLSSEKGVRVNGAECFSVSYPGFVEDIRAAGGMVTLK; encoded by the coding sequence ATGGAATTATTTTCTGAGAAATCCGCCGCCCTCTCCGGGTCTCTGGCGGCTCCGCCTTCCAAGAGTATAACACATCGCGCTCTGCTCTTTGGACTGATGTCCGGCGGAAGGATGGAGATAGATCATCCTCTCCTGAGTGACGATACGGAGAGCACGCTGGCAGCGACAGTGCTGATGGGCGCCGAAGTGAAGAGGGGGAAGACCCTTTCAATTGAGTCTGACATGCATCAGGCATCCGATGTCATAAACGCGCGCAATTCCGGCACTACTGCACGACTGACAAGTTCCATCTGCGCGCTCACGGACGGTTACGCGGTGATCACGGGGGACGATTCACTCCGCCGTAGACCCATGGGGCCGATTATGGACGCCGTGAGGCAGCTCGGCGGAACCGCTTTTTCCACGCTCGGCAACGACAGGCTGCCTGCAGTCTTTGGCGGAAAACTGAAGCGCGAATATGCAACAATTCGCGGAGACATCAGCTCACAGTTTGCGTCCTCCCTTGCAATGTCTTGTCCTTTGAAGAGCGGGAGCACTGAGATCGAGATTGAGGGCGGCATACAATCGGAACGCTATCTCGCTCTCACGCTGGAAATGGTCAAATATTTCGGCGGGGAGGCAAGACTCGAAAGCAACAGTCTCTTCTTCAAAGGCGACGGCGCATACAGGCCACGCAATATATCGATTCCTGGCGATTATTCCTCTGCTGCATTTATGCTGGCTGCCGCGGCTGTAACCGGCGGCACATTGAGCGTGAGTAACCTTTCAGACACATTCACTCAGGCAGATGCAAGCATTGCCGGCACGCTTCGTCTCTTCGGTTGCAAAGTGACTGAGCGGTCCGGCTCATTGACCGTTGAAAGCGGCCGGCTCACTTCCGCCGATATCGACTGTTCCCAGTGTCCTGATCTCTTTCCGGTGCTCTGTGTGGTTGCATCCTTTGCCGGCGGGGAAAGCACTGTGCGCGGTTCCATGAATCTCAGGCTCAAGGAGACGGACAGGATTGAAACTACATCAATGATGCTCAAAAGCATGGGCGTCCGATTCAGTGGCGAAGGCGAGACGCTTCGTATACGGGGGGGCCCTGTAAGAGGAGGCGTCGTTGAATCGCATGGAGATCACAGGATCGCGATGGCGGCGTGTGTGGCAGGCCTCTCTTCAGAAAAAGGAGTGAGGGTTAACGGCGCAGAATGTTTCTCCGTTTCATACCCCGGCTTCGTCGAGGACATAAGGGCAGCGGGCGGGATGGTGACATTGAAATGA
- a CDS encoding type I 3-dehydroquinate dehydratase gives MICVALKGPTPDEMIAKASRAVAAGAGMLEYRIDSLRDPSPESLRKLSAVGAIKIATLKGRSLKLVERADAPELFSSFEYVDMEMEDAGRVKFPERMRSKLVVSHHGPLRSSDELNAIVRTELESGAIAKCVGTLGNFAEASILATPEAVSEPHRVMAFSTGPAGLLTRLASLRNGAPWTYASLSDEERTADGQPVFSDLLEMHNGLVNVLIGADVSHSPSPLIQNYALARNRIRGRYVALSIGSREELEPFFRCARAAGVRGVNITMPYKTDAMALMSEIDVQASRIGAINTVVIDGERMRGYNTDYAAVRQLIGSLPHRRALVIGSGGAARSAVAALNHSDLTVISRNAARSRAMALSMGIENGTFVAGSSYDIVINATPVGMDGRQGGLPEGVASCTFGTVMDFVYSKKKTPYRLLAEDQSCRYIGGAEILAKQAAESFNLWTGTDAPLEDMLSILRKEGFN, from the coding sequence ATGATATGTGTTGCGCTGAAGGGCCCGACGCCGGACGAGATGATCGCCAAAGCATCGAGGGCCGTCGCTGCAGGCGCAGGCATGTTAGAGTACAGGATCGACTCGTTGAGGGACCCGTCCCCCGAGTCGCTTAGGAAACTCTCCGCAGTCGGCGCAATCAAGATTGCGACGCTCAAGGGACGTTCGCTGAAGCTCGTGGAGAGGGCCGACGCCCCGGAGCTGTTCTCGTCGTTCGAATATGTGGACATGGAAATGGAAGACGCGGGTCGCGTCAAATTTCCCGAACGGATGCGGTCAAAGCTAGTCGTGTCCCATCACGGACCGTTGAGATCAAGCGATGAACTGAATGCAATCGTGCGGACGGAATTGGAATCCGGCGCAATTGCAAAGTGTGTCGGCACACTTGGAAATTTTGCCGAAGCGTCTATTCTTGCGACGCCTGAAGCAGTCAGTGAGCCGCACAGGGTGATGGCTTTTTCGACCGGCCCTGCAGGGCTGCTGACCAGGCTCGCTTCGCTGAGGAACGGGGCGCCATGGACCTATGCTTCCCTTTCAGATGAGGAACGGACTGCTGACGGCCAGCCGGTCTTTTCAGATTTGCTTGAAATGCACAACGGTCTGGTTAACGTGCTGATAGGGGCAGATGTGTCGCACAGCCCGTCACCACTTATACAGAATTATGCGCTTGCAAGGAACAGGATCCGCGGCAGGTACGTAGCGCTATCCATCGGAAGCAGGGAAGAGCTGGAGCCTTTCTTCCGTTGCGCCAGGGCCGCAGGCGTAAGAGGCGTCAACATAACCATGCCGTACAAAACAGATGCGATGGCGCTGATGTCAGAAATAGATGTACAGGCCAGCAGGATCGGCGCGATCAACACTGTTGTCATAGACGGAGAACGTATGCGCGGTTACAACACCGATTACGCCGCAGTCAGGCAGCTTATCGGAAGCCTGCCACACCGCCGTGCTCTTGTGATAGGATCTGGCGGTGCAGCGAGATCCGCCGTCGCGGCGCTGAACCATTCTGATCTCACTGTCATTTCCAGGAATGCTGCGCGGAGCAGAGCGATGGCCCTTTCGATGGGAATAGAGAACGGTACATTCGTAGCCGGCAGCAGTTATGATATTGTCATCAATGCCACACCGGTTGGAATGGATGGCAGACAGGGCGGATTACCGGAAGGAGTGGCTTCGTGCACGTTCGGTACAGTAATGGATTTTGTCTATTCGAAGAAGAAGACGCCATACCGACTGCTGGCCGAAGATCAGTCATGCCGCTACATTGGCGGTGCCGAAATACTTGCGAAACAGGCTGCCGAATCATTCAATCTCTGGACCGGAACGGATGCACCGCTGGAGGACATGCTCTCGATACTCAGAAAGGAGGGATTCAACTGA
- a CDS encoding aminodeoxychorismate/anthranilate synthase component II, with translation MILLIDNYDSFSYNLYQRLGELGMKTVVARNDTLTIREMKKLDPDGIVISPGPGTPESTKYFGVGLEVIRVMGAHIPLLGVCLGHQGIAHAFGGNIVHAERVMHGKTSLVSHDCEGLFEGIDSPTIGGRYHSLVVEHESLPSSLRITAMSEYGEIMALRHTKHQIHGIQFHPESILTPSGMQMLLNFKRIVRGEL, from the coding sequence ATGATACTGCTCATAGACAACTACGACTCTTTCTCGTACAACCTCTATCAGCGGCTTGGTGAACTTGGCATGAAGACCGTTGTCGCGAGGAACGACACGCTGACGATCCGTGAGATGAAGAAGCTGGATCCGGACGGCATAGTCATTTCTCCGGGTCCCGGGACACCGGAGAGTACAAAGTATTTCGGCGTAGGGCTGGAAGTCATTCGCGTGATGGGCGCACACATTCCTCTCCTCGGCGTATGTCTTGGCCACCAGGGGATTGCCCATGCGTTTGGCGGTAATATTGTCCATGCGGAGAGGGTTATGCATGGAAAAACATCGCTCGTATCGCACGACTGCGAAGGGCTGTTTGAGGGTATAGATTCACCAACGATTGGCGGACGTTACCACTCGCTTGTCGTTGAGCACGAATCGCTCCCCTCCTCACTGAGAATCACCGCGATGAGCGAATACGGTGAAATAATGGCGCTCAGGCACACGAAGCATCAGATACACGGGATACAGTTCCATCCAGAATCCATACTAACGCCGTCGGGCATGCAGATGCTACTCAACTTCAAGAGGATCGTGAGGGGTGAATTATGA